Proteins co-encoded in one Streptomyces sp. JH34 genomic window:
- a CDS encoding ROK family transcriptional regulator, whose amino-acid sequence METPGSQTSLHRANLERVVRAVRMAGSLTQAEIARSTGLSAATVSNIVRELKDGGTVEVTPTSAGGRRARSVSLSGDAGIVIGVDFGHTHLRVAIGNLAHQVLAEESEPLDVDASSAQGFGRAEQLVNRLIETTGISPGKVIGVGLGVPGPIDVESGTLGSTSILPGWTGINPSQELAGRLGVPVYVDNDANLGALGELVWGGGRGVKDLAYIKVASGVGAGLVIDGHIYRGPGGTAGEIGHITLDESGPVCRCGNRGCLETFTAARYVLPLLKPSHGSDLTMERMVQLAREGDPGCRRVIGDVGRHIGSGVANLCNLLNPSRVVLGGSLAEAGELVLAPIRDSVSRYAIPSAARQLSVLPGALGGRAEVLGALALVLSEMGDSTLLENGLSTATPAFT is encoded by the coding sequence ATGGAGACTCCGGGGTCGCAGACGTCTCTGCATCGCGCCAACCTTGAGCGGGTCGTACGTGCCGTGAGGATGGCTGGGTCGCTGACCCAGGCCGAGATCGCCAGAAGCACGGGCCTCTCCGCAGCCACCGTCTCCAACATCGTGCGTGAACTCAAGGACGGCGGCACGGTCGAGGTGACCCCCACCTCGGCCGGTGGGCGCCGCGCCAGGAGCGTCTCCCTGAGCGGGGACGCGGGCATTGTCATAGGGGTTGATTTCGGACATACGCACCTTCGGGTGGCCATCGGGAACCTGGCCCACCAGGTGCTGGCCGAGGAATCCGAGCCGCTCGACGTGGACGCCTCGTCGGCACAGGGCTTCGGGCGGGCGGAACAGCTGGTCAACCGCTTGATCGAGACCACCGGGATCAGCCCCGGGAAGGTGATCGGCGTCGGACTCGGTGTGCCGGGCCCCATCGACGTCGAGTCCGGCACGCTGGGCTCCACCTCGATCCTGCCGGGCTGGACGGGCATCAATCCCAGCCAGGAGCTCGCCGGACGCCTCGGGGTGCCGGTGTACGTGGACAACGATGCCAATCTCGGAGCCCTCGGTGAGCTGGTCTGGGGCGGAGGCAGGGGCGTCAAGGACCTCGCGTACATCAAGGTCGCCAGCGGTGTCGGCGCCGGTCTGGTGATCGACGGGCACATCTACCGGGGGCCCGGTGGCACGGCCGGCGAGATCGGCCACATCACCCTCGACGAGTCGGGCCCCGTGTGCCGCTGCGGGAACCGCGGCTGCCTGGAGACCTTCACCGCCGCCCGGTACGTCCTGCCGCTGCTGAAGCCCAGCCACGGGTCCGATCTGACCATGGAGCGGATGGTCCAGCTGGCCCGGGAGGGCGATCCGGGCTGCCGCAGGGTCATCGGGGACGTCGGCCGGCACATCGGCAGCGGAGTGGCGAACCTGTGCAACCTGCTCAATCCGAGCCGGGTCGTGCTCGGCGGATCCCTCGCGGAGGCCGGGGAGTTGGTGCTGGCGCCGATCCGGGACTCGGTCTCGCGCTATGCCATTCCCAGTGCCGCGCGGCAGCTCTCGGTGCTCCCCGGGGCCCTCGGAGGGCGGGCCGAGGTGCTGGGGGCGCTGGCTCTCGTGCTCAGCGAGATGGGGGATTCGACCCTTTTGGAGAACGGCCTCTCCACGGCGACGCCTGCCTTCACTTAG
- a CDS encoding carbohydrate ABC transporter permease yields MKVTETPPAVPAPRSPVTKVDAPDAGPARSSEGKVLNVFSHGVLVIWAVLVIMPLLWAVMASFKTDDSILSTPWALPDRLHFENWSRAWNQAHMSDYFLNTILVVGGSLIGTLLLGSMAAYVLARFDFPGNRFVYFLFIGGMSFPIILALVPLFFVMNNMGLLNSVHGLILVYIAYSLPFTVFFLTSFFRTLPTSIAEAAMLDGASHTRTFFQVMLPMAKPGLISVGIFNFLGQWNQYMLPTVLNTDPDGKVLSQGLVELATSQGYKGDWSGLFAGLVMAMLPVLAAYIVFQRQVVAGLTAGALK; encoded by the coding sequence ATGAAGGTCACTGAGACCCCACCCGCCGTCCCCGCCCCGCGCTCGCCGGTGACCAAGGTGGACGCCCCGGACGCCGGACCGGCGAGGAGCAGCGAGGGCAAGGTCCTCAACGTCTTCTCCCACGGTGTGCTCGTCATCTGGGCCGTCCTCGTCATCATGCCGCTGCTGTGGGCGGTGATGGCGTCCTTCAAGACGGACGACTCGATCCTGTCGACGCCGTGGGCGCTGCCGGACAGGCTGCACTTCGAGAACTGGTCACGGGCCTGGAACCAGGCGCACATGAGTGACTACTTCCTCAACACCATCCTGGTGGTGGGCGGTTCACTCATCGGTACCCTGCTGCTGGGCTCGATGGCCGCGTACGTGCTGGCGCGGTTCGACTTCCCCGGGAACCGCTTCGTCTACTTCCTCTTCATCGGGGGGATGAGCTTCCCGATCATCCTGGCGTTGGTCCCGCTGTTCTTCGTCATGAACAACATGGGCCTGCTGAACTCGGTGCACGGGCTGATCCTGGTCTACATCGCCTACTCGCTGCCGTTCACCGTCTTCTTCCTCACCTCGTTCTTCAGGACCCTGCCCACCTCGATCGCCGAGGCGGCCATGCTCGACGGTGCCTCGCACACCCGGACGTTCTTCCAGGTGATGCTGCCGATGGCGAAACCGGGCCTGATCAGCGTCGGTATCTTCAACTTCCTCGGGCAGTGGAACCAGTACATGCTGCCGACGGTGCTGAACACCGACCCGGACGGCAAGGTGCTCTCCCAGGGGCTCGTGGAACTGGCCACCAGCCAGGGCTACAAGGGGGACTGGTCCGGTCTCTTCGCGGGTCTGGTCATGGCGATGCTGCCGGTTCTCGCCGCGTACATCGTCTTCCAGCGCCAGGTCGTCGCGGGGCTGACGGCGGGGGCGCTCAAGTAG
- a CDS encoding sugar ABC transporter permease, with amino-acid sequence MQHGKYRFIAGFLAVPLALYAIFVIWPFAQSIYYSFTDWTGLSPDFKMVGFDNYSRMLDDDIFWKSLQHSVLLALLLPLVTLGLALFFAFMLNVGGRRRKNAAVAGVRGSSFYKIAYFFPQVLSIVIVALLFQFAFNPTSGMLNSTLKAVGLKSLQPDWLGDPDLALYCVMVVLIWSTVGFFVVLFSAGMASIPKDFYEAALLDGADRITTFFRITLPLLWDTVQSGWVYMGILALGVEAFTAVQVMTVGPGGPDYSTTVLPLYVYQTAFRDAQAGYATTIGVGLLIVTMLFAGIVMRLGRRERLEF; translated from the coding sequence ATGCAGCACGGCAAGTACCGGTTCATCGCGGGATTCCTGGCAGTCCCGTTGGCGCTGTACGCCATCTTCGTCATCTGGCCCTTCGCCCAGTCCATCTACTACTCGTTCACGGACTGGACCGGACTGAGTCCCGACTTCAAGATGGTCGGCTTCGACAACTACAGCCGGATGCTCGACGACGACATCTTCTGGAAGTCACTGCAGCACAGTGTGCTGCTGGCGCTGCTGCTGCCGCTGGTGACGCTGGGCCTCGCACTCTTCTTCGCCTTCATGCTCAATGTCGGCGGCCGGAGGCGCAAGAACGCCGCGGTCGCCGGCGTGCGGGGCTCCTCGTTCTACAAGATCGCCTATTTCTTCCCGCAGGTGCTGTCGATCGTGATCGTGGCCCTGCTCTTCCAGTTCGCCTTCAACCCGACGTCCGGAATGCTGAATTCGACGCTGAAGGCCGTCGGACTCAAAAGCCTCCAGCCGGACTGGCTGGGCGATCCCGACCTGGCGCTGTACTGCGTGATGGTCGTGCTGATCTGGTCGACGGTCGGATTCTTCGTCGTCCTCTTCTCGGCCGGCATGGCGTCCATCCCGAAGGACTTCTACGAGGCCGCGCTGCTCGACGGAGCCGACCGCATCACGACGTTCTTCAGGATCACGCTCCCGCTGCTCTGGGACACCGTGCAGTCGGGCTGGGTCTACATGGGCATCCTGGCGCTCGGTGTGGAGGCCTTCACCGCCGTACAGGTCATGACGGTGGGCCCCGGTGGTCCCGACTACTCCACCACCGTCCTGCCGCTGTACGTCTACCAGACGGCCTTCCGCGACGCCCAGGCCGGCTACGCGACCACGATCGGCGTCGGGCTGCTCATCGTCACCATGCTCTTCGCGGGCATCGTGATGCGGCTGGGCCGGCGTGAGCGGCTGGAGTTCTGA
- the ngcE gene encoding N-acetylglucosamine/diacetylchitobiose ABC transporter substrate-binding protein: MGSTSGRTNEGLGRRDVIKRSAALGLIAVPTMSFLSACASSDSGSDEKVEKGTKSAKNPLGVNETAALEVVIFNGGFGEQYAIDAEKKYNQAFPKAPKVKHAATEKIQSTLQPRFNGGTPPDLIDNSGAEQMDMGVLVGKKQLADLTPLMDAPSYDDPAKKVRDTLRPGVLEMGQFDGDPVWIMYYAYTVYGVWYSQTNLEKLDATYPENWDDMLALCEKAKKKGIAGWTYPGKYPYYLPFSLYPFIGKIGGREVLDKIDNLEPNAWKDPAVKAAFEAYYELFKKGYILKGTPGLTHIQSQTEWTKGKALFIPNGSWVENEAAPTTPDDFKMMVGAPSSLDASDKLPFGTVWASGGEPFVVPAKAKNPEGGMEQLRIMLSEESSKNFTKSVKSLSAFNGGTDGLTLSTAMQSGVDVLKKAGENVVNPRLQDWYVKLQKEQIGIAGIGEMMAGRATPAETIKKIQGFADAAAKDQSIKHYKHQ, encoded by the coding sequence ATGGGATCCACCTCAGGCCGTACGAATGAGGGCCTCGGCCGTCGCGATGTGATCAAGCGTTCTGCCGCACTCGGCCTGATCGCCGTCCCGACGATGAGCTTCCTTTCGGCGTGTGCGAGCAGCGACAGCGGAAGCGACGAGAAGGTCGAAAAGGGCACCAAGAGCGCGAAGAACCCGCTCGGTGTCAATGAGACCGCCGCCCTCGAAGTCGTCATCTTCAACGGTGGCTTCGGCGAGCAGTACGCCATCGACGCGGAGAAGAAGTACAACCAGGCCTTCCCCAAGGCCCCGAAGGTCAAGCACGCCGCGACGGAGAAGATCCAGTCGACGCTGCAGCCCCGCTTCAACGGAGGCACCCCGCCGGACCTGATCGACAACTCGGGTGCCGAGCAGATGGACATGGGTGTCCTGGTCGGCAAGAAGCAACTGGCCGACCTCACACCGCTGATGGACGCCCCGTCCTACGACGACCCCGCCAAGAAGGTCCGCGACACGCTGCGTCCGGGTGTCCTGGAGATGGGCCAGTTCGACGGCGACCCGGTCTGGATCATGTACTACGCGTACACGGTCTACGGCGTCTGGTACTCGCAGACCAACCTCGAGAAGCTCGACGCGACGTACCCGGAGAACTGGGACGACATGCTCGCGCTGTGCGAGAAGGCGAAGAAGAAGGGCATCGCCGGCTGGACGTACCCCGGCAAGTACCCGTACTACCTGCCCTTCTCGCTCTACCCCTTCATCGGCAAGATCGGTGGCCGCGAGGTCCTCGACAAGATCGACAACCTGGAGCCGAACGCCTGGAAGGACCCGGCCGTCAAGGCCGCGTTCGAGGCGTACTACGAGCTCTTCAAGAAGGGCTACATCCTCAAGGGCACGCCCGGTCTGACCCACATCCAGTCGCAGACGGAGTGGACCAAGGGCAAGGCGCTCTTCATCCCGAACGGTTCGTGGGTGGAGAACGAGGCCGCGCCCACCACGCCGGACGACTTCAAGATGATGGTCGGGGCGCCGTCCAGCCTGGACGCCTCCGACAAGCTTCCCTTCGGCACGGTCTGGGCCTCGGGCGGTGAGCCGTTCGTCGTCCCCGCGAAGGCGAAGAACCCCGAGGGCGGCATGGAGCAGCTGCGCATCATGCTCAGCGAGGAGTCCTCGAAGAACTTCACCAAGTCCGTGAAGTCCCTCAGCGCCTTCAACGGCGGCACCGACGGCCTCACCCTGTCCACCGCCATGCAGTCCGGCGTCGACGTCCTGAAGAAGGCCGGCGAGAACGTCGTGAACCCGCGCCTGCAGGACTGGTACGTCAAGCTCCAGAAGGAGCAGATCGGTATCGCCGGCATCGGCGAGATGATGGCCGGCCGCGCGACCCCGGCGGAGACCATCAAGAAGATCCAGGGCTTCGCCGACGCCGCGGCGAAGGACCAGTCCATCAAGCACTACAAGCACCAGTGA
- a CDS encoding GH92 family glycosyl hydrolase translates to MQPLRGPQHGSRQRRGQSAAVLAAALAMTLAAPTAALAQPSGTAKKPTGDTSFSSSFEADEKQPDWRNTVEEGPDGKKRASGVDGGFSAGIPGSVTDQITDLRASGENSSGGEVKENLADGESGTKWLAFAPTGWVEFDLAAPTKVVTYALTSANDHAERDPKDWTLKGSTDGKTWTDLDTRTGQTFSKRFQTTSYDFSTDTAYQHFRLEITKNNGASDALQLADVQFSNGDTSAPAPDDMRTQADRGPSGSPTAKQGAGFTGKKALRYAGTHKPDGRAYSYNKVFDVDTAVTKDTQLSYLVYPQMGETDLSYPATHVAVDLAFTDGTYLSELKATDSHGGLLTPQGQADAKRLYVNQWNKVASRIGTVAAGKTVDRILVAYDAPKGPSKFQGWVDDISIAPKAPEKRKAHLADYASTVRGTNSSGGFSRGNNFPATAVPHGFNFWTPVTNAGSTSWLYDYSRGNNDDNLPTLQAFSASHEPSPWMGDRQTFQMMPSAASGTPDASRTARALPFRHENETATPHYYGVTFENGLKAEMTPTDHAARMQFTYPGDDASLVFDNVSNDGGLTLDAKTGSFTGYSDVKSGGSTGATRLFVYGTFDAPVTDSGKLKGGGGDDVTGFFRFDAGKDRKVGLRLATSLISVDQAKKNLAMELPAKTSFDKVRKNARKAWDKILGKVEVEGANADQLTTLYSSLYRLYLYPNSGFEQVDGKSTYASPFSPQTGTDTPTHTGAKIVEGEVYVNNGFWDTYRTTWPAYSFLTPKQAGKMVDGFVQQYKDGGWISRWSSPGYSDLMTGTSSDVAFADAYVKGVDFDAEAAYDAAVKNATVTPPSSGVGRKGMDTSVFTGYANTSTHEGLSWSLEGYLNDYGIAQMGQALYEKTKKARYKEESEYFLNRAQNYVKLFDDKAGFFQGKKANGDWRLPSDQYDPRVWGYDYTETNGWGYAFTAPQDSRGLANLYGGRDGLAKKLDTYFSTPETAGPEFVGSYGGVIHEMTEARDVRMGQYGHSNQVAHHATYMYDAASQPWKTQEKVREVLGRLYTGSEIGQGYHGDEDNGEQSAWYLFSSLGFYPLVMGSGEYAIGSPLFTKTTVHLENGRDLVVKAPKNSATNIYVQGLKVNGKKWNSTSLPHDLLAKGGVLEFDMGSKPSSWGTGKDAAPVSITQDDKVPAPKADVLKGDGALFDNTSATSAQVESVELPAAAGTKAVQYTLTSATAAKAPAGWVLQGSADGTSWKDLDKRSGQTFAWDKQTRVFSVQAPKAYAKYRLVSTEAATLAEIELIS, encoded by the coding sequence ATGCAGCCCCTACGTGGTCCTCAGCACGGCTCGCGCCAGAGACGCGGCCAGTCCGCCGCGGTCCTCGCCGCCGCTCTCGCCATGACCCTGGCAGCCCCCACCGCAGCCCTCGCCCAGCCGTCCGGCACGGCGAAGAAGCCCACCGGCGACACGTCGTTCAGCTCCTCGTTCGAGGCCGACGAGAAGCAGCCGGACTGGCGCAACACGGTCGAAGAAGGACCGGACGGCAAGAAGAGGGCATCGGGTGTCGACGGTGGCTTCTCCGCCGGAATACCGGGCAGTGTCACCGACCAGATCACGGATCTGCGCGCCAGCGGCGAGAACAGTTCCGGCGGTGAGGTCAAGGAGAACCTGGCCGACGGCGAGTCCGGCACCAAGTGGCTGGCCTTCGCCCCGACGGGCTGGGTCGAATTCGATCTGGCCGCACCCACCAAGGTCGTGACCTACGCCCTCACCTCGGCCAACGACCACGCCGAGCGGGACCCCAAGGACTGGACCCTGAAGGGTTCCACCGACGGCAAGACCTGGACGGATCTGGACACCCGTACCGGCCAGACGTTCTCCAAGCGCTTCCAGACCACGTCGTACGACTTCAGCACGGACACCGCCTACCAGCACTTCCGGCTGGAGATCACGAAGAACAACGGGGCGTCCGACGCGCTGCAGCTCGCCGACGTCCAGTTCTCGAACGGGGACACCTCCGCCCCCGCCCCCGACGACATGCGCACCCAGGCCGACCGGGGGCCCTCCGGCTCCCCCACCGCCAAGCAGGGCGCCGGGTTCACCGGGAAGAAGGCGCTGCGCTACGCGGGTACGCACAAGCCGGACGGCCGCGCCTACTCGTACAACAAGGTCTTCGACGTCGACACGGCGGTCACGAAGGACACCCAGCTGTCCTACCTGGTCTACCCGCAGATGGGCGAGACGGACCTCAGCTACCCCGCCACGCACGTGGCGGTGGACCTGGCCTTCACCGACGGCACCTACCTGAGCGAGCTGAAGGCGACCGACAGCCACGGCGGGCTGCTCACCCCGCAGGGCCAGGCGGACGCCAAGCGGCTCTACGTGAACCAGTGGAACAAGGTGGCCTCGCGCATCGGCACGGTGGCCGCTGGCAAGACCGTCGACCGGATCCTGGTGGCGTACGACGCCCCCAAGGGCCCGTCGAAGTTCCAGGGCTGGGTCGACGACATCTCGATCGCGCCGAAGGCCCCGGAGAAGCGCAAGGCGCACCTGGCGGACTACGCGTCCACGGTGCGCGGCACGAACTCCAGCGGCGGCTTCTCGCGCGGCAACAACTTCCCCGCCACCGCGGTCCCGCACGGCTTCAACTTCTGGACGCCGGTCACCAACGCCGGTTCCACGAGCTGGCTGTACGACTATTCTCGCGGCAACAACGACGACAACCTGCCCACGCTCCAGGCGTTCAGCGCCAGCCACGAGCCGAGCCCCTGGATGGGTGACCGCCAGACCTTCCAGATGATGCCGTCGGCGGCCTCGGGCACGCCCGACGCCTCCCGCACGGCCCGCGCGCTGCCGTTCCGCCACGAGAACGAGACCGCGACCCCGCACTACTACGGGGTGACGTTCGAGAACGGCCTGAAGGCCGAGATGACGCCCACCGACCACGCGGCGCGGATGCAGTTCACCTACCCCGGTGACGACGCGAGCCTCGTCTTCGACAACGTCTCCAACGACGGTGGTCTCACCCTCGACGCGAAGACCGGTTCCTTCACCGGTTACTCCGACGTGAAGAGCGGCGGCTCCACCGGGGCCACCCGTCTCTTCGTGTACGGCACCTTCGACGCGCCGGTCACCGACAGCGGAAAGCTGAAGGGCGGCGGCGGTGACGACGTGACCGGGTTCTTCCGCTTCGACGCGGGCAAGGACCGCAAGGTCGGCCTGCGCCTGGCCACCTCGCTGATCAGCGTCGACCAGGCGAAGAAGAACCTCGCCATGGAGCTGCCGGCGAAGACCTCCTTCGACAAGGTCAGGAAGAACGCCCGGAAGGCCTGGGACAAGATCCTCGGGAAGGTCGAGGTCGAGGGCGCGAACGCCGACCAGCTGACCACCCTGTACTCCAGCCTCTACCGGCTCTACCTCTACCCGAACTCGGGCTTCGAGCAGGTCGACGGCAAGAGCACCTACGCGAGCCCCTTCTCGCCGCAGACAGGCACCGACACCCCGACCCACACCGGGGCGAAGATCGTCGAGGGTGAGGTGTACGTCAACAACGGCTTCTGGGACACCTACCGCACGACCTGGCCGGCGTACTCCTTCCTCACGCCGAAGCAGGCCGGGAAGATGGTCGACGGCTTCGTCCAGCAGTACAAGGACGGCGGCTGGATCTCCCGCTGGTCCTCCCCCGGCTACTCCGACCTGATGACCGGCACCAGCTCCGACGTGGCCTTCGCGGACGCGTACGTCAAGGGTGTCGACTTCGACGCGGAGGCGGCGTACGACGCGGCGGTCAAGAACGCCACGGTGACCCCGCCGTCCTCGGGCGTCGGCCGCAAGGGCATGGACACCTCGGTCTTCACCGGGTACGCCAACACCTCGACGCACGAGGGCCTTTCCTGGTCGCTCGAGGGCTACCTCAACGACTACGGCATCGCGCAGATGGGTCAGGCGCTCTACGAGAAGACGAAGAAGGCGCGCTACAAGGAGGAGTCCGAGTACTTCCTCAACCGCGCCCAGAACTACGTCAAGCTCTTCGACGACAAGGCCGGCTTCTTCCAGGGCAAGAAGGCGAACGGCGACTGGCGTCTGCCCTCCGACCAGTACGACCCCCGCGTCTGGGGCTACGACTACACGGAGACCAACGGCTGGGGTTACGCCTTCACCGCCCCGCAGGACAGCCGGGGCCTGGCCAACCTCTACGGCGGCCGTGACGGCCTGGCGAAGAAGCTGGACACGTACTTCTCCACCCCGGAGACCGCCGGACCCGAGTTCGTCGGCTCGTACGGCGGCGTGATCCACGAGATGACCGAGGCGCGCGACGTCCGGATGGGCCAGTACGGCCACAGCAACCAGGTCGCCCACCACGCCACGTACATGTACGACGCGGCCTCGCAGCCCTGGAAGACCCAGGAGAAGGTCCGCGAGGTCCTCGGCCGGCTGTACACCGGCAGCGAGATCGGCCAGGGCTACCACGGCGACGAGGACAACGGCGAGCAGTCGGCCTGGTACCTCTTCTCCTCGCTCGGCTTCTACCCGCTGGTCATGGGCAGCGGTGAGTACGCGATCGGCTCGCCGCTCTTCACGAAGACGACCGTGCACCTGGAGAACGGCCGCGACCTCGTCGTCAAGGCCCCGAAGAACAGCGCCACGAACATCTACGTCCAGGGCCTGAAGGTCAACGGCAAGAAGTGGAACTCCACCTCGCTGCCGCACGACCTGCTCGCCAAGGGCGGCGTGCTGGAGTTCGACATGGGCTCCAAGCCCTCGTCGTGGGGCACGGGCAAGGACGCGGCGCCGGTCTCCATCACCCAGGACGACAAGGTGCCCGCGCCGAAGGCCGACGTGCTCAAGGGCGACGGCGCACTGTTCGACAACACCTCCGCGACCTCGGCCCAGGTCGAGTCGGTGGAGCTGCCGGCCGCCGCGGGCACGAAGGCGGTCCAGTACACGCTGACCTCCGCGACCGCCGCGAAGGCCCCGGCGGGCTGGGTGCTGCAGGGATCGGCGGACGGCACCTCCTGGAAGGACCTCGACAAGCGGTCCGGCCAGACGTTCGCCTGGGACAAGCAGACCCGGGTGTTCTCGGTGCAGGCGCCGAAGGCCTACGCGAAGTACAGGCTGGTCAGCACGGAGGCGGCGACGCTGGCGGAGATCGAACTGATCTCCTGA
- a CDS encoding class F sortase: MTLCVTFSLVTGIVWAGSDSPEDASSVTAARGSDAAGGGAPPFERAPHTPPKKVPASHAPLVHSRPVKVAIPAIYIEAPVTGLSLDEKGRLGAPPLSKPKLVGWFRKGPSPGEAGTSLLVGHRDTATGPAIFLNLNVLRRGDTVKVTRADRRIAVFTVDEVKTYTKDKFPDEKVYGATGRPELRLMTCGGRFDKKNGYSANVVVFAHLTSLKKQAA; the protein is encoded by the coding sequence ATGACCCTGTGCGTGACCTTCTCGCTGGTGACCGGCATCGTGTGGGCGGGTTCGGACTCGCCCGAGGACGCCTCGTCGGTCACCGCCGCCCGCGGCAGCGATGCCGCGGGCGGCGGGGCACCGCCCTTCGAGCGAGCACCTCACACGCCGCCGAAGAAGGTGCCCGCCTCGCACGCGCCGCTGGTGCACTCCCGTCCGGTGAAGGTCGCCATTCCCGCGATCTACATCGAGGCCCCGGTCACCGGCCTCAGCCTGGACGAGAAGGGCCGCCTGGGCGCCCCGCCGCTGAGCAAGCCGAAGCTGGTGGGCTGGTTCCGCAAGGGACCGTCCCCCGGAGAGGCGGGTACGTCCCTGCTCGTCGGCCACCGCGACACCGCGACGGGGCCGGCGATCTTCCTCAATCTCAACGTCCTGCGCCGGGGTGACACCGTGAAGGTGACCCGGGCCGACCGGCGGATCGCGGTGTTCACCGTCGACGAGGTGAAGACCTACACGAAGGACAAGTTCCCCGACGAGAAGGTATACGGCGCCACCGGTCGTCCGGAGCTCAGACTCATGACGTGCGGCGGGCGCTTCGACAAGAAGAACGGCTACTCGGCCAACGTTGTCGTCTTCGCCCACCTCACGTCGCTCAAGAAGCAGGCGGCCTGA
- the lepB gene encoding signal peptidase I — MRSERLDMRRAGRGLRVTAWVTGTIGAALIVAPAALFGSGWTTARVSGGSMEPTYSVGERVTFERIEARDVRRGDVVLYRVPDRYEGLAVLGRVIGTGGDHVVQRSGAPVTVNGSPLAEPYVKDGDPSGMALEYDVMVPEGRIFVLGDFRANARDSRSFLDDRSGTVAATAVLGRTLHDRTGLAGLGLSMLFGLALAVTAVVTAIVARRRGRPRAVWPPSPV; from the coding sequence GTGCGTTCGGAGAGGCTGGACATGAGGCGGGCGGGAAGAGGGCTGCGCGTCACCGCGTGGGTCACGGGGACCATCGGAGCGGCGCTGATCGTGGCGCCCGCGGCGTTGTTCGGCTCCGGTTGGACGACGGCGCGGGTGTCCGGCGGTTCCATGGAGCCGACGTACTCCGTCGGCGAGCGCGTCACCTTCGAACGGATCGAGGCGCGTGACGTGCGGCGCGGGGACGTCGTGCTCTACCGGGTACCGGACCGCTACGAGGGCCTGGCGGTGCTGGGACGTGTGATCGGGACGGGCGGCGATCACGTCGTGCAGCGTTCCGGCGCGCCCGTGACGGTGAACGGCTCACCGCTGGCCGAGCCGTACGTCAAGGACGGCGATCCGTCCGGCATGGCTCTCGAGTACGACGTCATGGTCCCCGAGGGCCGGATCTTCGTGCTCGGCGACTTCCGGGCCAACGCCCGGGACTCCCGCTCCTTCCTCGACGACCGGTCCGGCACGGTCGCGGCCACCGCCGTCCTGGGCCGGACACTTCACGACCGGACCGGTCTCGCGGGCCTGGGACTCTCGATGCTGTTCGGCCTGGCTCTGGCCGTCACCGCGGTCGTGACCGCGATCGTCGCCCGGCGGCGCGGCCGCCCCAGGGCCGTGTGGCCGCCGTCGCCCGTCTGA
- a CDS encoding lytic polysaccharide monooxygenase: protein MIHLSRHRLLVGTRRRAVLLTLLALLTTIPALGLVLTAGERAEAHGTPMKPASRTFLCWQDALTDTGEIKPVNPACKSAAQQSGTTPFYNWFSVLRSDGAGRTRGFVPDGELCSGGNTNFTGFNKPSADWPVTHLTEGATIDFSYNAWAAHPGWFHVYITKDGYDPTQALTWDDVEESPFLSIDHPPLNGSPGTVEADYRWTGALPEGKDGRHVIYMVWQRSDSQETFYSCSDVVFDGGNGEVTGVKDGSGSTPTEPPPGACTATWTTTGSWNGGYQSEVKVTNSGNVPMLGWMVEWTQPTGQSVASLWSGAMTTQGQEVMVHNAGWNGSLDPGESTTFGYVSQGGAPDSALRLGCRVG from the coding sequence GTGATCCATCTGTCCAGACACCGATTACTGGTCGGCACCCGCCGAAGAGCAGTACTCCTCACCCTGCTCGCCCTGCTCACGACCATCCCCGCCCTCGGGCTCGTCCTCACCGCGGGGGAGAGGGCCGAGGCGCACGGCACGCCCATGAAGCCCGCCAGCCGCACCTTCCTCTGCTGGCAGGACGCGCTGACCGACACGGGTGAGATCAAGCCCGTGAACCCCGCCTGCAAGTCCGCCGCGCAGCAGAGCGGGACCACCCCGTTCTACAACTGGTTCTCCGTGCTGCGCTCGGACGGCGCCGGCCGTACCCGAGGCTTCGTGCCCGACGGTGAGCTGTGCAGCGGTGGCAACACCAACTTCACCGGGTTCAACAAGCCGAGCGCCGACTGGCCGGTGACCCACCTGACGGAGGGTGCCACCATCGACTTCTCGTACAACGCCTGGGCCGCGCACCCGGGTTGGTTCCACGTCTACATCACCAAGGACGGCTACGACCCCACCCAGGCGTTGACCTGGGACGACGTCGAGGAGTCACCCTTCCTGTCCATCGACCACCCGCCGCTCAACGGCAGCCCGGGCACGGTCGAGGCCGACTATCGGTGGACGGGTGCGCTGCCCGAGGGCAAGGACGGCCGCCACGTCATCTACATGGTGTGGCAGCGCTCCGACAGTCAGGAGACCTTCTACTCCTGCTCCGACGTGGTCTTCGACGGCGGCAACGGAGAGGTGACCGGGGTCAAGGACGGATCCGGCAGCACCCCGACCGAGCCCCCGCCCGGCGCGTGCACCGCCACCTGGACCACCACCGGCAGCTGGAACGGCGGGTACCAGTCGGAGGTGAAGGTCACCAACTCCGGCAACGTGCCCATGCTCGGCTGGATGGTGGAGTGGACGCAGCCCACCGGGCAGAGCGTCGCCAGCCTCTGGAGCGGAGCGATGACGACCCAGGGGCAGGAGGTGATGGTCCACAACGCGGGCTGGAACGGTTCGCTGGACCCCGGTGAATCCACGACCTTCGGCTATGTCTCGCAGGGTGGTGCTCCTGATTCCGCTCTCCGACTCGGCTGCAGGGTGGGCTGA